Proteins co-encoded in one Prunus persica cultivar Lovell chromosome G6, Prunus_persica_NCBIv2, whole genome shotgun sequence genomic window:
- the LOC18772627 gene encoding DExH-box ATP-dependent RNA helicase DExH11 isoform X3, whose translation MDPIVAANGLSFRVGFSGHSGHLRLEPLSTDESSNPVNSLPDFILPPAFARETPESIKEYIEDTYLLPRLDPEVFSPEKVGRQWDFDWFDNANVPLEPSLPRTVVVPTWELPFRSQNDGSVGGQWEPKSVQVDVSELIVGAQESGSLPRVAGPAKDFVRGSINNRPFRPGGLDDSKSLERVLPDGASNGEWVHELLIGGSAQAVPPSFKQGLDLGDLKAYPCSWNVYKDQSPLKSTSDEKVSELSVQFDDLFKKAWEEDVVEFEGDGQLSGSESVKSEDEANEVDVARNSCEPELSVLDEILSVEANSRFNETDEDGEKNPEAWAISGGTEWIAENFYDLIPDKALDYPFELDKFQKEAIYYLEKGDSVFVAAHTSAGKTVVAEYAFALASKHCTRAVYTAPIKTISNQKYRDFCGKFDVGLLTGDVSLRPEASCLIMTTEILRSMLYRGADIIRDIEWVIFDEVHYVNDVERGVVWEEVIIMLPRHINIVLLSATVPNKVEFADWIGRTKQKKIRVTGTTKRPVPLEHCLFYSGELYKICESESFIPQGFKAAKDAFKKKNMSAATGGSGSHAPAPASHDGARTQKQSSNWGKQKKQSGPQNSGNFSKAGGSNQNNGNGMNNWGLRRSDASLWLSLINKLSKKSLLPVVIFCFSKNRCDKSADSMYGIDLTSSSEKSEIRVFCDKAFSRLKGSDRTLPQVVRVQNLLHRGIGVHHAGLLPIVKEVVEMLFCRGVIKVLFSTETFAMGVNAPARTVVFDTLRKFDGKEFRQLLPGEYTQMAGRAGRRGLDKIGTVIVMCRDEILEESDLKHVIVGSATRLESQFRLTYIMILHLLRVEELKVEDMLKRSFAEFHAQKKLPEQQQLLMRKLAQPTKTIECIKGEPAIEEYYDMYSEAETYYTEILEAVMQSSAAQKFLTAGRVVVMKSQSAQDHLLGVIVKASSSSNKQYIVLVLKPELQTPLASGNLQDSKNTDFPQGYFMAPKSKRAIEEDYFPGVTSRKGSGVINIKLPHQGSAAGVRFEVREVDNKDFLCICNCKIKIDQVRLLEDVSSHAYSKTVQQLLGTKSNGNKYPPALDPMEDLKLRDVNQVETYYKWTNLLQKMAKNKCHGCTKLEEHIILAREIKRHKEEVNALKYEMSDEALQQMPDFQGRIDVLKEIGCIDADLVVQIKGRVACEMNSGEELICTECLFENQLDDLEPEEAVALMSAFVFQQKNTSEPSLTPKLSQAKQRLYNTAIRLGELQGHFKVQINPEEYARENLKFGLVQVVYEWAKGTPFADICELTDVPEGMIVRTIVRLDETCREFKNAASIMGNSALYKKMETASNAIKRDIVFAASLYVTGV comes from the exons ATGGATCCGATTGTTGCAGCAAATGGGCTCTCTTTCCGAGTCGGGTTCTCCGGTCACAGTGGCCACCTCAGGCTCGAGCCTCTTTCTACCGACGAGAGCTCCAACCCCGTCAATTCACTTCCTGATTTCATTCTG CCGCCGGCATTTGCTAGGGAAACGCCTGAATCAATAAAAGAGTATATAGAGGACACGTATCTCTTGCCAAGATTGGACCCTGAAGTATTTTCGCCGGAAAAGGTCGGGAGGCAGTGGGATTTTGACTGGTTTGATAACGCAAATGTACCCTTGGAGCCATCATTGCCGCGGACAGTTGTGGTTCCCACATGGGAATTACCATTTAGGAGTCAAAATGATGGGTCGGTGGGAGGTCAATGGGAACCTAAATCCGTGCAG gtggatgtatcagAACTTATAGTAGGAGCTCAAGAGTCTGGTTCCTTGCCACGCGTGGCTGGACCAGCGAAGGATTTTGTACGGGGAAGTATCAACAACCGCCCTTTTCGCCCAGGAGGCTTGGATGATTCCAAATCTCTAGAAAGAGTTCTTCCTGATGGTGCTTCTAATGGCGAGTGGGTTCACGAACTTCTGATTGGTGGCTCTGCTCAGGCCGTACCTCCAAGCTTTAAGCAAGGATTGGACCTTGGTGATCTCAAG GCCTATCCATGCTCGTGGAATGTGTATAAGGATCAAAGTCCACTGAAGAGTACGTCAGATGAAAAGGTG AGTGAGTTGTCCGTGCAGTTTGATGACTTGTTCAAGAAGGCCTGGGAAGAGGATGTTGTTGAATTTGAAGGAGATG GTCAATTGTCAGGATCAGAATCTGTTAAGTCAGAGGATGAAGCAAATGAGGTTGATGTTGCCAGAAATTCATGTGAGCCTGAGTTATCTGTGTTAGATGAGATTTTGTCAGTTGAGGCAAATTCAAGATTCAATGAAACTGATGAAGATGGTGAAAAAAACCCAGAG GCTTGGGCAATTAGTGGAGGTACAGAATGGATTGCAGAGAATTTTTATGATCTTATTCCTGACAAGGCACTTGATTATCCTTTTGAATTGGATAAATTCCAGAAGGAG GCTATTTATTATCTTGAAAAGGGGGACTCTGTCTTTGTTGCTGCTCACACATCAGCTGGAAAGACAGTTGTTGCAGAATATGCATTTGCTTTAGCATCAAAA CATTGCACCAGAGCTGTGTATACTGCTCCTATTAAAACCATCAGCAATCAAAAGTACAGAGATTTCTGTGGAAAATTTGATGTTGGACTTCTCACTGGTGATGTTAGCTTAAGGCCAGAGGCATCTTGTCTCATTATGACCACAGAAATCTTAAGGTCAATGCTTTATCGCGGTGCAGACATAATACGTGATATTGAATGG GTTATCTTTGATGAGGTGCACTATGTCAATGATGTCGAAAGAGGTGTTGTTTGGGAAGAAGTTATTATAATGCTTCCAAGACACATCAATATTGTCCTCCTTTCAGCTACg GTACCAAACAAAGTGGAGTTCGCAGACTGGATTGGACGgacaaagcaaaagaaaatccGTGTTACTGG GACTACAAAAAGACCAGTCCCATTGGAGCACTGCCTATTTTACTCCGGAGAACTTTACAAAATATGTGAAAGTGAAAGCTTTATTCCCCAGGGGTTCAAAGCTGCAAAAGATGCattcaagaaaaagaatatgagTGCTGCCACTGGTGGTAGTGGATCACATGCTCCAGCTCCAGCTTCTCATGATGGGGCTCGAACTCAAAAACAAAGTTCTAACTggggaaaacaaaagaagcaaTCTGGTCCCCAAAATTCGGGGAATTTCTCCAAAGCTGGTGgatcaaatcaaaacaatgGAAATGGCATGAACAATTGGGGTTTAAGGAGATCAGATGCCTCTTTGTGGTTGTCACTTATTAACAAGCTCTCGAAGAAGTCTCTGTTACCT GTggttatattttgtttctcaAAGAATCGCTGTGATAAGTCAGCTGATAGTATGTATGGGATTGACCTCACAAGTAGTTCTGAGAAAAGTGAGATTCGTGTGTTCTGTGATAAAGCATTTTCGCGGCTAAAGGGATCTGACAGGACTTTACCACAG GTTGTCAGAGTTCAAAACCTTCTTCATAGAGGGATTGGTGTCCATCATGCTGGACTGCTTCCAATTGTTAAGGAAGTTGTTGAAATGCTTTTTTGTCGTGGTGTAATCAAG GTTTTGTTCTCAACAGAGACATTTGCAATGGGAGTCAATGCACCAGCTAGAACG GTTGTTTTTGATACGTTAAGGAAATTTGATGGCAAGGAATTTAGACAATTACTGCCTGGAGAATACACTCAAATGGCAGGCCGTGCAGGCCGAAGAGGACTTGATAAAATTGGTACAGTTATTGTAATGTGCCGTGATGAAATTCTAGAAGAAAGTGATTTAAAGCATGTCATAGTTGGAAGTGCAACCAGGCTTGAATCTCAGTTTCGGCTTACCTATATTATGATCTTGCATCTCCTTCGTGTTGAGGAACTGAAG GTGGAGGACATGCTGAAAAGAAGTTTTGCTGAATTCCATGCTCAGAAGAAACTACCAGAACAGCAGCAACTTCTGATGCGAAAGCTTGCACAACCTACAAAAACTATTGA ATGCATAAAAGGTGAACCAGCTATTGAGGAGTATTATGACATGTACTCAGAAGCTGAGACATATTACACGGAAATATTGGAGGCAGTTATGCAGTCCTCTGCTGCCCAAAAATTTCTTACAGCTGGGAGAGTGGTAGTCATGAAATCACAATCA GCCCAGGACCACTTGCTTGGAGTCATTGTGaaagcttcttcttcaagtaaTAAGCAATACATTGTTTTAGTGCTGAAACCTGAATTACAAACTCCCCTGGCTAGTGGTAACTTGCAAGATAGTAAAAACACCGATTTTCCACAAGGTTATTTCATGGCACCAAAATCTAAACGTGCTATTGAAGAAGATTATTTTCCTGGCGTCACTTCTCGCAAAGGATCGGgtgtcatcaacataaaatTACCACACCAGGGTTCTGCTGCTGGGGTAAGGTTTGAGGTTAGAGAAGTCGATAACAAGGATTTTTTATGCATATGCAATTGCAAGATAAAGATTGACCAAGTTCGGCTTCTTGAAGACGTTTCCAGTCATGCTTACTCCAAGACAGTTCAACAGCTGTTGGGCACAAAATCCAATGGAAATAAGTACCCTCCAGCCTTAGATCCAATGGAAG ATCTGAAGTTGAGAGATGTGAATCAGGTGGAAACATACTACAAGTGGACTAACTTATTGCAAAAGATGGCAAAGAATAAGTGCCATGGTTGTACAAAGTTGGAGGAGCACATTATTTTAGCAAGAGAGATAAAGAGACACAAAGAGGAAGTTAATGCTCTAAAGTATGAAATGTCAGATGAGGCACTGCAACAAATGCCAGATTTTCAAGGCCGG ATAGATGTTCTGAAGGAAATTGGATGTATAGATGCCGACCTTGTTGTTCAAATAAAAGGCCGTGTTGCATGCGAAATGAATTCAGGGGAGGAGTTGATTTGCACAGAGTGTTTGTTTGAGAACCAACTGGATGACCTGGAACCAGAAGAAGCTGTGGCGTTAATGTCTGCCTTTGTGTTTCAGCAGAAGAATACTTCCGAACCTTCTCTTACTCCAAAACTGTCTCAGGCGAAACAAAG ATTGTACAACACAGCAATAAGACTGGGCGAGCTTCAAGGCcacttcaaagttcaaataaaTCCGGAGGAGTATGCCCGAGAGAATCTCAAGTTTGGTCTTGTTCAAGTCGTTTATGAGTGGGCAAAG GGCACTCCATTTGCAGATATTTGTGAACTTACAGATGTTCCTGAAGGCATGATAGTGCGGACCATTGTCAGACTTGATGAGACGTGCCGCGAGTTCAAAAATGCTGCATCTATTATGGGTAATTCTGCTCTGTACAAGAAAATGGAAACCGCTTCAAATGCGATAAAGCGTGATATTGTATTTGCGGCTAGCTTATATGTCACTGGAGTTTAA
- the LOC18772627 gene encoding DExH-box ATP-dependent RNA helicase DExH11 isoform X1, whose amino-acid sequence MDPIVAANGLSFRVGFSGHSGHLRLEPLSTDESSNPVNSLPDFILPPAFARETPESIKEYIEDTYLLPRLDPEVFSPEKVGRQWDFDWFDNANVPLEPSLPRTVVVPTWELPFRSQNDGSVGGQWEPKSVQVDVSELIVGAQESGSLPRVAGPAKDFVRGSINNRPFRPGGLDDSKSLERVLPDGASNGEWVHELLIGGSAQAVPPSFKQGLDLGDLKAYPCSWNVYKDQSPLKSTSDEKVDLQSELSVQFDDLFKKAWEEDVVEFEGDGQLSGSESVKSEDEANEVDVARNSCEPELSVLDEILSVEANSRFNETDEDGEKNPEAWAISGGTEWIAENFYDLIPDKALDYPFELDKFQKEAIYYLEKGDSVFVAAHTSAGKTVVAEYAFALASKHCTRAVYTAPIKTISNQKYRDFCGKFDVGLLTGDVSLRPEASCLIMTTEILRSMLYRGADIIRDIEWVIFDEVHYVNDVERGVVWEEVIIMLPRHINIVLLSATVPNKVEFADWIGRTKQKKIRVTGTTKRPVPLEHCLFYSGELYKICESESFIPQGFKAAKDAFKKKNMSAATGGSGSHAPAPASHDGARTQKQSSNWGKQKKQSGPQNSGNFSKAGGSNQNNGNGMNNWGLRRSDASLWLSLINKLSKKSLLPVVIFCFSKNRCDKSADSMYGIDLTSSSEKSEIRVFCDKAFSRLKGSDRTLPQVVRVQNLLHRGIGVHHAGLLPIVKEVVEMLFCRGVIKVLFSTETFAMGVNAPARTVVFDTLRKFDGKEFRQLLPGEYTQMAGRAGRRGLDKIGTVIVMCRDEILEESDLKHVIVGSATRLESQFRLTYIMILHLLRVEELKVEDMLKRSFAEFHAQKKLPEQQQLLMRKLAQPTKTIECIKGEPAIEEYYDMYSEAETYYTEILEAVMQSSAAQKFLTAGRVVVMKSQSAQDHLLGVIVKASSSSNKQYIVLVLKPELQTPLASGNLQDSKNTDFPQGYFMAPKSKRAIEEDYFPGVTSRKGSGVINIKLPHQGSAAGVRFEVREVDNKDFLCICNCKIKIDQVRLLEDVSSHAYSKTVQQLLGTKSNGNKYPPALDPMEDLKLRDVNQVETYYKWTNLLQKMAKNKCHGCTKLEEHIILAREIKRHKEEVNALKYEMSDEALQQMPDFQGRIDVLKEIGCIDADLVVQIKGRVACEMNSGEELICTECLFENQLDDLEPEEAVALMSAFVFQQKNTSEPSLTPKLSQAKQRLYNTAIRLGELQGHFKVQINPEEYARENLKFGLVQVVYEWAKGTPFADICELTDVPEGMIVRTIVRLDETCREFKNAASIMGNSALYKKMETASNAIKRDIVFAASLYVTGV is encoded by the exons ATGGATCCGATTGTTGCAGCAAATGGGCTCTCTTTCCGAGTCGGGTTCTCCGGTCACAGTGGCCACCTCAGGCTCGAGCCTCTTTCTACCGACGAGAGCTCCAACCCCGTCAATTCACTTCCTGATTTCATTCTG CCGCCGGCATTTGCTAGGGAAACGCCTGAATCAATAAAAGAGTATATAGAGGACACGTATCTCTTGCCAAGATTGGACCCTGAAGTATTTTCGCCGGAAAAGGTCGGGAGGCAGTGGGATTTTGACTGGTTTGATAACGCAAATGTACCCTTGGAGCCATCATTGCCGCGGACAGTTGTGGTTCCCACATGGGAATTACCATTTAGGAGTCAAAATGATGGGTCGGTGGGAGGTCAATGGGAACCTAAATCCGTGCAG gtggatgtatcagAACTTATAGTAGGAGCTCAAGAGTCTGGTTCCTTGCCACGCGTGGCTGGACCAGCGAAGGATTTTGTACGGGGAAGTATCAACAACCGCCCTTTTCGCCCAGGAGGCTTGGATGATTCCAAATCTCTAGAAAGAGTTCTTCCTGATGGTGCTTCTAATGGCGAGTGGGTTCACGAACTTCTGATTGGTGGCTCTGCTCAGGCCGTACCTCCAAGCTTTAAGCAAGGATTGGACCTTGGTGATCTCAAG GCCTATCCATGCTCGTGGAATGTGTATAAGGATCAAAGTCCACTGAAGAGTACGTCAGATGAAAAGGTG gATTTGCAGAGTGAGTTGTCCGTGCAGTTTGATGACTTGTTCAAGAAGGCCTGGGAAGAGGATGTTGTTGAATTTGAAGGAGATG GTCAATTGTCAGGATCAGAATCTGTTAAGTCAGAGGATGAAGCAAATGAGGTTGATGTTGCCAGAAATTCATGTGAGCCTGAGTTATCTGTGTTAGATGAGATTTTGTCAGTTGAGGCAAATTCAAGATTCAATGAAACTGATGAAGATGGTGAAAAAAACCCAGAG GCTTGGGCAATTAGTGGAGGTACAGAATGGATTGCAGAGAATTTTTATGATCTTATTCCTGACAAGGCACTTGATTATCCTTTTGAATTGGATAAATTCCAGAAGGAG GCTATTTATTATCTTGAAAAGGGGGACTCTGTCTTTGTTGCTGCTCACACATCAGCTGGAAAGACAGTTGTTGCAGAATATGCATTTGCTTTAGCATCAAAA CATTGCACCAGAGCTGTGTATACTGCTCCTATTAAAACCATCAGCAATCAAAAGTACAGAGATTTCTGTGGAAAATTTGATGTTGGACTTCTCACTGGTGATGTTAGCTTAAGGCCAGAGGCATCTTGTCTCATTATGACCACAGAAATCTTAAGGTCAATGCTTTATCGCGGTGCAGACATAATACGTGATATTGAATGG GTTATCTTTGATGAGGTGCACTATGTCAATGATGTCGAAAGAGGTGTTGTTTGGGAAGAAGTTATTATAATGCTTCCAAGACACATCAATATTGTCCTCCTTTCAGCTACg GTACCAAACAAAGTGGAGTTCGCAGACTGGATTGGACGgacaaagcaaaagaaaatccGTGTTACTGG GACTACAAAAAGACCAGTCCCATTGGAGCACTGCCTATTTTACTCCGGAGAACTTTACAAAATATGTGAAAGTGAAAGCTTTATTCCCCAGGGGTTCAAAGCTGCAAAAGATGCattcaagaaaaagaatatgagTGCTGCCACTGGTGGTAGTGGATCACATGCTCCAGCTCCAGCTTCTCATGATGGGGCTCGAACTCAAAAACAAAGTTCTAACTggggaaaacaaaagaagcaaTCTGGTCCCCAAAATTCGGGGAATTTCTCCAAAGCTGGTGgatcaaatcaaaacaatgGAAATGGCATGAACAATTGGGGTTTAAGGAGATCAGATGCCTCTTTGTGGTTGTCACTTATTAACAAGCTCTCGAAGAAGTCTCTGTTACCT GTggttatattttgtttctcaAAGAATCGCTGTGATAAGTCAGCTGATAGTATGTATGGGATTGACCTCACAAGTAGTTCTGAGAAAAGTGAGATTCGTGTGTTCTGTGATAAAGCATTTTCGCGGCTAAAGGGATCTGACAGGACTTTACCACAG GTTGTCAGAGTTCAAAACCTTCTTCATAGAGGGATTGGTGTCCATCATGCTGGACTGCTTCCAATTGTTAAGGAAGTTGTTGAAATGCTTTTTTGTCGTGGTGTAATCAAG GTTTTGTTCTCAACAGAGACATTTGCAATGGGAGTCAATGCACCAGCTAGAACG GTTGTTTTTGATACGTTAAGGAAATTTGATGGCAAGGAATTTAGACAATTACTGCCTGGAGAATACACTCAAATGGCAGGCCGTGCAGGCCGAAGAGGACTTGATAAAATTGGTACAGTTATTGTAATGTGCCGTGATGAAATTCTAGAAGAAAGTGATTTAAAGCATGTCATAGTTGGAAGTGCAACCAGGCTTGAATCTCAGTTTCGGCTTACCTATATTATGATCTTGCATCTCCTTCGTGTTGAGGAACTGAAG GTGGAGGACATGCTGAAAAGAAGTTTTGCTGAATTCCATGCTCAGAAGAAACTACCAGAACAGCAGCAACTTCTGATGCGAAAGCTTGCACAACCTACAAAAACTATTGA ATGCATAAAAGGTGAACCAGCTATTGAGGAGTATTATGACATGTACTCAGAAGCTGAGACATATTACACGGAAATATTGGAGGCAGTTATGCAGTCCTCTGCTGCCCAAAAATTTCTTACAGCTGGGAGAGTGGTAGTCATGAAATCACAATCA GCCCAGGACCACTTGCTTGGAGTCATTGTGaaagcttcttcttcaagtaaTAAGCAATACATTGTTTTAGTGCTGAAACCTGAATTACAAACTCCCCTGGCTAGTGGTAACTTGCAAGATAGTAAAAACACCGATTTTCCACAAGGTTATTTCATGGCACCAAAATCTAAACGTGCTATTGAAGAAGATTATTTTCCTGGCGTCACTTCTCGCAAAGGATCGGgtgtcatcaacataaaatTACCACACCAGGGTTCTGCTGCTGGGGTAAGGTTTGAGGTTAGAGAAGTCGATAACAAGGATTTTTTATGCATATGCAATTGCAAGATAAAGATTGACCAAGTTCGGCTTCTTGAAGACGTTTCCAGTCATGCTTACTCCAAGACAGTTCAACAGCTGTTGGGCACAAAATCCAATGGAAATAAGTACCCTCCAGCCTTAGATCCAATGGAAG ATCTGAAGTTGAGAGATGTGAATCAGGTGGAAACATACTACAAGTGGACTAACTTATTGCAAAAGATGGCAAAGAATAAGTGCCATGGTTGTACAAAGTTGGAGGAGCACATTATTTTAGCAAGAGAGATAAAGAGACACAAAGAGGAAGTTAATGCTCTAAAGTATGAAATGTCAGATGAGGCACTGCAACAAATGCCAGATTTTCAAGGCCGG ATAGATGTTCTGAAGGAAATTGGATGTATAGATGCCGACCTTGTTGTTCAAATAAAAGGCCGTGTTGCATGCGAAATGAATTCAGGGGAGGAGTTGATTTGCACAGAGTGTTTGTTTGAGAACCAACTGGATGACCTGGAACCAGAAGAAGCTGTGGCGTTAATGTCTGCCTTTGTGTTTCAGCAGAAGAATACTTCCGAACCTTCTCTTACTCCAAAACTGTCTCAGGCGAAACAAAG ATTGTACAACACAGCAATAAGACTGGGCGAGCTTCAAGGCcacttcaaagttcaaataaaTCCGGAGGAGTATGCCCGAGAGAATCTCAAGTTTGGTCTTGTTCAAGTCGTTTATGAGTGGGCAAAG GGCACTCCATTTGCAGATATTTGTGAACTTACAGATGTTCCTGAAGGCATGATAGTGCGGACCATTGTCAGACTTGATGAGACGTGCCGCGAGTTCAAAAATGCTGCATCTATTATGGGTAATTCTGCTCTGTACAAGAAAATGGAAACCGCTTCAAATGCGATAAAGCGTGATATTGTATTTGCGGCTAGCTTATATGTCACTGGAGTTTAA